A window of Periplaneta americana isolate PAMFEO1 chromosome 7, P.americana_PAMFEO1_priV1, whole genome shotgun sequence contains these coding sequences:
- the LOC138703209 gene encoding exostosin-1-like — translation MQAKKRYLLVLLSCAFLAYCYFGGYRLKSESARLPYDNLPSYVDINEQFYDRDLESSPHLRRTGGIHKWASNNNNNNVNSNQKCRMETCFDFSKCRGEFKVYIYPQSEESETATILTPSPSYQKVLNVIQESRYYTSDPSQACLFVLAIDTLDRDTLSTDYVRNVPARLQKLRLWNEGRNHVVFNLYSGTWPDYAEDSLGFDPGMAILAKASMSVTNFRPGFDVSIPLFHKNHPEKGGDPGFVTTNNFPVSKKYLLAFKGKRYVHGIGSETRNSLYHLHNEKDIVLVTTCRHGKSWKDLKDERCDDDNAEYDRYV, via the coding sequence ATGCAAGCAAAGAAACGATATCTTTTAGTACTCCTTTCATGTGCGTTTTTAGCGTATTGTTATTTTGGAGGGTACAGGTTGAAAAGTGAAAGTGCACGACTACCTTATGACAATCTTCCGTCATATGTGGATATAAATGAACAGTTCTATGATCGTGATTTGGAATCATCACCTCACCTGAGACGGACCGGTGGTATACATAAGTGGgcgagcaataataataataataatgttaatagcaATCAGAAATGTCGCATGGAAACGTGTTTCGATTTTAGTAAGTGTCGTGGTGAATTTAAAGTGTACATTTATCCGCAGTCGGAGGAATCAGAAACTGCAACAATCTTAACCCCAAGTCCATCATATCAAAAAGTGTTGAATGTGATTCAAGAATCGCGTTATTACACATCAGATCCTAGTCAAGCCTGTTTATTTGTTTTAGCTATTGATACATTAGATAGAGATACCCTCTCAACTGACTATGTTCGAAATGTACCGGCTCGTTTACAAAAATTGAGGCTATGGAACGAAGGCAGGAATCACGTAGTATTTAATCTTTATTCTGGAACGTGGCCGGATTATGCAGAAGATAGTTTGGGCTTCGACCCCGGGATGGCAATTTTAGCAAAGGCGAGCATGTCTGTTACAAACTTTCGACCAGGGTTTGATGTTTCAATACCTCTATTTCATAAGAATCATCCAGAAAAAGGTGGTGACCCAGGCTTTGTCACAACAAACAATTTTCCAGTGTCTAAAAAGTACTTACTTGCATTTAAAGGAAAACGCTATGTCCATGGGATCGGTTCTGAGACTCGAAATTCGCTGTACCATCTCCATAACGAAAAGGATATTGTTCTGGTGACCACCTGCCGTCATGGGAAGAGCTGGAAAGATTTGAAGGATGAGCGGTGTGATGACGACAATGCAGAATATGACAG